From a region of the Oryza sativa Japonica Group chromosome 6, ASM3414082v1 genome:
- the LOC4340618 gene encoding protein NRT1/ PTR FAMILY 5.8, which translates to MSGKKPTAAPPTARLSRACVMIIVVASVERFAYKGVASNLVTYLTEVVEMSTSAAAKSVSAWSGVTSMLPLLTAVLADSYWDRYSTITASSLLYVVGLIGLTLWALLHTRMPCSTLFFPLYLISIGQGGYNPSLQAFGADQLDIGDDDDDGDNGATAATEEQRSKVKSLFFQWWYFGICSGSLLGNTTMSYVQDTVGWGLGFAVPAAVMAVSVAAFFCCTPLYKQRQPRAVHRKPCRDSVLKALKSLLASVTGARKITLPSRDGDDDTDIVSELELQEKPLKLADQKQEAAMGEAAAPSVAKIIVRLLPIWTMLLMFAVIFQQPMTFFTKQGMLMDHRVGAVFVIPPAMLQSSITVSIILLMPLYDTVVVPLAGLVAGHGKGITVLQRIGVGMVLSIVAMAVAALVEARRLRAAASSSSGGRLSIFWLLPQYVLLGVSDVFTVVGMQEFFYTQVPSAMRTVGIALYLSVFGVGSFVGAFLITALEMVTAGGGGGGHDHGWFSDDPREARLDKYYWFLALLSCVSFVVFTHLCKYY; encoded by the exons ATGTCGGGGAAgaagccgacggcggcgccgccgacggcgaggctGAGCAGGGCATGCGTGATGATCATAG TGGTGGCGAGCGTGGAGAGGTTCGCGTACAAGGGGGTGGCGTCGAACCTGGTGACGTACCTGACGGAGGTGGTGGAGATgagcacgtcggcggcggcgaagagcgtCAGCGCGTGGAGCGGGGTGACGTCCATGCTGCCGCTCctcaccgccgtcctcgccgactCCTACTGGGACCGCTACTCCACCAtcaccgcctcctccctcctctacGTCGTC GGGCTAATAGGCCTAACTTTATGGGCACTGCTACACACACGGATGCCATGCTCCACGCTCTTCTTCCCGCTCTACCTCATCTCCATCGGCCAAGGCGGCTACAACCCTTCGCTGCAAGCCTTCGGCGCCGACCAGCTCGacatcggcgacgacgacgatgacggcgacaATGGCGCAACAGCAGCAACAGAAGAGCAGAGGAGCAAGGTGAAGAGCCTCTTCTTCCAGTGGTGGTACTTCGGCATCTGCAGCGGCAGCCTGCTGGGGAACACGACAATGTCGTACGTCCAGGACACCGTCGGCTGGGGCCTCGGCTTCGCCGTCCCGGCCGCCGTCATGgccgtctccgtcgccgccttcttctGCTGCACCCCCCTCTACAAGCAGAGGCAACCCAGAGCTGTTCATCGCAAGCCCTGTCGTGACAGCGTCCTCAAAGCCCTGAAATCGCTTCTCGCAAGTGTCACTGGCGCCAGAAAGATCACCCTGCCATCCAGAGACGGCGACGATGACACTGACATCGTATCTGAGCTAGA GTTGCAGGAGAAGCCACTGAAGCTGGCTGATCAGAAGCAGGAGGCGGCCATGGGAGAGGCTGCAGCACCAAGTGTAGCCAAGATCATAGTGAGGCTGCTCCCAATCTGGacgatgctgctcatgttcgcGGTCATCTTCCAGCAGCCGATGACGTTCTTCACCAAGCAGGGGATGCTGATGGACCACCGCGTCGGCGCCGTGTTCGTGATCCCCCCGGCGATGCTGCAGAGCTCCATCACCGTCTCCATCATCCTCCTCATGCCGCTCTACGACACGGTGGTGGTGCcgctcgccggcctcgtcgccggccacggcAAGGGGATCACGGTGCTCCAGCGGATCGGCGTCGGGATGGTGCTCTCCATCGTCGCCATGGCGGTCGCCGCGCTCGTcgaggcgcgccgcctccgcgccgccgcgtcgtcctcgtccGGCGGCCGCCTGAGCATATTCTGGCTCCTCCCGCAGTACGTGCTCCTCGGCGTCTCCGACGTGTTCACGGTGGTGGGCATGCAGGAGTTCTTCTACACCCAGGTCCCCAGCGCCATGAGGACCGTCGGCATCGCGCTCTACCTCAGCGTCTTCGGCGTCGGCAGCTTCGTCGGCGCGTTCCTCATCACCGCGCTCGAGATGGTGacggcggggggcggcggcggcgggcacgatCACGGGTGGTTCTCCGATGATCCCCGGGAGGCGCGGCTGGACAAGTACTACTGGTTCTTGGCGCTCCTCAGCTGCGTCAGCTTCGTCGTCTTCACACACTTGTGCAAGTACTACTAG